In Aptenodytes patagonicus chromosome 9, bAptPat1.pri.cur, whole genome shotgun sequence, the DNA window TTAGGGAGAGATGTTTTATGTTTCAGTTCTTCCCCGTTAATCTGTTTCTTCCTAATTGTGAGGTTCAAAGCGTTGgatttcattaacttttcttcaaaaacaaaacaaaaaagcagagatgaGTGCTGTGTTTAAGTGGCAACCGTCATGTGAAAACCTGCAGTGGAAtttgctgctgcacagtgttGGGATTCAGGACTGAACATCCTTTTCTGGATGCAGTTACTGGTCAGTTTTCAGTGTAATAACATGGATGCTGCTCAGCTCTCAAGGTCTTTCTAAAGCTTGTTTCTGGAGTGACTGTGAAGAATTTGAGCGCAGTGCCTAGAAGTGCCGCGTGACTGACTGACGGTTCCATCTGATAGATGCTCTTAGCTTTGTGAAAACATAGAAATCTCATGTTCTGCAAAGACGCAGGAGAGGAACTGGGTGTGCTGGTAGTTATTAGGCCTAATATTAAAACATGAGGAGATTGAGAGGGGTGTGGGCTAATGCTGTGTTTCTTTGAATAATGCCCAGGTTAAGTGCAGGCTGACAGTTCCTCTTCTTACTAGAACTACGAGTCAGGCATTTACAGTCCACTACTTTTGTGTCAAGGTGTGCTTCGTTCCCTTCTTGACAGACGTGGgatttgctttttgttccttCAGAGGGACCTATTTGAGCTCATACAGCACTGTGCTTAGAAGTGTATATTGGACCTGTTCTCGGTTAGTTAGATAGCAGATGTGTCCTCTTCTGTTGCTTGACTTGAACCTCTTCTTTCAGGCACTACTTCTGCTTCTGGCTTTGCTTTGAATCTTAAGCCATTAACTACGACCGGTGCCATTGGAGCTGGGACTTCTACAGCTGCCATAACCACAACAACCACAACCAGGTGAGAAATTTGTTATAACCGACTATTTCCCGACTGGGGCAAGAGGCAGTATTAATGCTGGTATCtggtggaggaaggggaaatgAGTGTTGTCATGTTTACATTTTGGTTTTTGATCTTGTGCTCTGTACTGTCTCGCACTTCCTCTCAGTGCACCTCCAGTGATGACGTATGCCCAGCTGGAGAGTTTGATAAACAAGTGGAGTCTGGAACTGGAAGACCAAGAGAAACACTTTCTCCATCAAGCTACGCAAGTTAATGCCTGGGATCAGACGCTGATAGAGAATGGAGAGAAGGTAAGGTGACGTGCAATGTAACCTGTTTTTGCTTGCTTAGATCCTTAAAGGCTTTAAGTGTTACAGAGGCAGCAAGCCATCTAGTGGGACTTCCTAGTTGTAAAAAAGAGAGATGTGAATTACATCTGGATGCTTGTGAAAGACTCACTGTATGTCTGGTCTGGTCTGTAGGCATTGGAGCTTGGAAATCTGTTCTGTGAGTTTACACTATGATAACAAGTTATCTTAGGGTGGAGCTTTCAAAGCCAAACCTCCATTATTCAATTTTTGGTCTGTAAATCTTTATGTAACTGCTTCTTGTTTCTAGTAGACATTTGTATGGTGCGGGCTTTCTCAGTTCCACCACTCTTCTTTCATAAGTTGAGTTTTGAATTTTCGTAGTATAATTAAGTGTCTTCTGTTTCCAGATTACTTCATTACACAGAGAAGTAGAGAAAGTGAAGCTTGATCAGAAGAGGTACGAAACTATGAACACTTGagatgattttgtttctttttttgcgtCTTCTTGCGTTGTTCTATGGCAGATCTAGAATGCATATAACTTCTAAGTGGAGTAGTTAACACTTTCTCTTTTCAGACTGGATCAGGAACTGGACTTCATTCTGTCACAGCAGAAAGAGCTTGAAGACTTGTTGACCCCTCTGGAGGAGTCTGTGAAGGAGCAGAGCGGAACTATCTACTTGCAGCATGCAGATGAAGAACGGGAGAGGACGTAAGACAAAAATCTGCTTTGAACATGTGATGAGCAGACTAATGTGGTGATGATCAATCAGCAAGAAGTAGAGTTGGGATGCATGACAATATTGATCTATCAACGGCCTTTGTCAAACATGTAATCCTGTTTTATGCATGGCAACTTAGATTTTACGCATTAGAAACAGGGGAATTGCAACTGGAAGCCCTTGAATCAGCATGAAAAGCTCTTTGGATGTTGGTCTAATCAGCTGTCTGGGAAAAGGTTACTGATTTTGGCATAATCTCTGAAAAATAATGGTTATTTAGTGACAGAAGTGATGAGAGCAGAATGCACTATGTGTGGCTCAAGCATCCTTGTAAGCCTTAAGTGTTGAATCGTAGCAGGGTAATTAAAAGAAGTGTTTGTCTGGTTCAAGAGATAGGAATCTTGAAGAATTTGGACTAGCTGGTTCCTTCAGTTCTGACAAAACCTTCCAAAAGCCCTCCATTGCTTGTCTGTCTCCCTGTATCtatcgagagagagagaggttagGGATTACTTCATCTGTGTGATAGAATGCCTCTCATGGTGCTGTTCCCACGTACCTGCCAGCCTTGGTTGAAAGGCATAGAAGCTGATTCTGATTGCCCAAAGTTGGTGTGACTGGGAGCAGGTCTTCTGCCCAGTCAGAAGTTCACTTTAAATATTCTGACCTTGGTTCCCGTGCATTTTGCAGCTATAAACTGGCTGAAAACATAGATGCTCAGTTGAAGCGTATGGCACAAGATCTGAAGGACATCACTGAGCATTTGAATACATCGAGAGGCCCAGCAGACACGAGTGACCCGGTAAATCcaagctttacttttttttgtatgttgGTAAAGAGGCAAAGGATATTTAAACAGTTCTAACTCTTCATTTCTCCACTCGTGGATACTCTGGTGCTTGTAGTTTCAACCTTGGAAGGGTCTTTTGTTTCGTCCTTGGGTTGGTTCTCTTCTGGTAAGACTTGCATTATAACACAGCACAAGCCAGCCTGACTCACATACTTACTCTGCAGTTCTGATAATAGTTTTCAAAGTATCTCATTCTGGTAGGAACTCTGGTTATTTACTTGTTGTCTAATTTTTGCCTAGATTACAACTTGTTTCAGAGGTATTTCTTAACGTTGATCCAGCTACCTGCTCCACCGCTTGCATCTTTCTTGAGGCAAATCTAAATTTTGTTCAGAATGCCCTCCGTAactgctgatatttttttccttatactaCTTTTGTATCCTCATGAAAACAAGATCTGAATTACCAGCTCTTTCTGATATGTATTAAAATGATGTTGATATTCCTTGTGGCTTTTCCGAGaagcttttttttcagtaaaatttccCTTCAGTAttgcagacttttttccccattcctttttACTTTTGCCACCTCGGGCCTAAGGTGATTAATGTTGTGGTGGTTCCTAGGTCTGAATTGGAATAAGCCTAAGCCACAGGCATATACTCTAAACCAGTGTTTTCTTAATGGTaaagagaagcaaagcaacacagctgctgcacagactTCCCTGGGAAACTGGCTGTGCTAAGTTAGTGGAGCTGTACATATGAGAAATTTGATTGCATCATGttccaaaggcagggacaggcaggctgTCTTTTACTACTCTTTAGTGTCTATGTAGTGTAACAAATGACTTGCTCCTTCTCTTTCTGCTCAGCTTCAGCAGATCTGTAAAATTTTGAATGCGCACATGGATTCATTGCAGTGGATTGACCAGAACTCAGGTGAGTGTCATCTTGCAGCTTTTTGGGAAAGCATGTAGCATGTGTGCAAGTGTTTCTTGAACATAAATGAATTCCTGAAGATCCCTGAGGAATCTTCTGCTCCTCACCTTCAATGACACAGTCCCTTCTGTGCTTGAATTCTCCTGATGTGCATTAAAGGCCTCTGCTGAGAAGTAATTCCTGGCAGCTGCTAGTGTTTTACAAAAAAGCACAAGCAGTGCAACGCATCAGTGCAAAGCAGAGGACTCGAAAACCTTATGCATTGTTCTGTGAAACTAAGGTTAAATATTTCAACTTCTAAAATGTTATGGGGTTTCCCTTTGGAATAGGACAATTggtgaggggtgtgtgtgtgtgtttaatgtTATCATCCTCTCCCCCGCAATGGGAAAGCCAAATCCAGGTAAGACTGAGCAGCATGCATTTATCTGCAGGTGTGGTAACTCTGGAGTAATAGTGTGGAACTTTCACGGTAGCAATAACTTGAGATGTAGTGCAGAGCAGAAGATGCACTCAATAGTGAAAACCTGATAGTGTAGTTACTGTTGTTTCTTGTCTTGGATTCACCCTGAACTAGTATACCATGATGCCATactaaaacagaagaaaggaactTTTCTCACAGGGAGTGCCTCCTTGTGAGGGATTTGAGAATTTGACATGGTTTTGATTTTAACTGATGTTAGCAGCCACACAAGGGCATGGCAGAATAAAGCAGTGCTCCTCTCACCAGTACCAAATTGCACTGtctggctgcagtgctgtgaaaGTGCTCACAGCTGGTGTACTTCTTGGGTGAAAGCAGGCATACTACTGTCCATGTTTAAATAGTATTATTGGCTTAGGTCAGGATTTAATTTGgctttttcttccagaacatAGATGCTAACTTCTGCATTCCAAACATGGCTTTATTGGGAAATCTGGTGCAGCTCCTGTGGCATCAGAATTCTGACTTTACAGAATGTGTGTGAAAATAGCAACCTGGTACCTTTAAATTTTCCTAGAAAGGAGACCCAGTTTTTCCTCTGTGATTCAGTACCGAAGAAATTGTCTTATCAGTTAATAACAATTAATTCTCTTTGCTGGGAAATGTACATCTAAAGAAACAGTTCATCTTCAGTTCACCTTCAAACAAGAAAGAAGCAATAAGCCTAAGAaattgcagtttttaaaaaaggttaatgtatttctttgtttctgtggggTCCTTAACAAGGAGAAGAATTCCTGTTACAGAATTACTGTGTGCACTGAAGTGGTATGGTGGAAAAACGATGCAATTTTGAAGTAAGCCTTCACACAGCCCTTGCAATTAGTAATTGAGTAGGCCTGGGAAGGACACATTCCTTAACattctttttgtattaaaaaagtactaaacctcccccccccaaaccagaacTAGGGCATCTGTGCTGTAGGTAATGTTATCAGTTTTGCTTCCTGTGGAACACCTCCAGGACTGTTTCACAACAGCCAGTGATCTTTTCTAGGCATACTCATACACAGTGGCTATTAACTTGTCTGACTTGTTAAACAATTATGTGCAACTGTGGCACTTTATTTGAATTACTATTAACCTACACTGCCACCATTAAATGGACTTGCTGAACATGGACGCAGGGCGGTGCTGCTTCCCCAAGTGAAAGGAGTGTTTGGACAAAGCCTTGTTCTGACCTTCTGCCGCCTCCTGAGAGAACCACAGGGTCTTCTCTTTCGTAGTTACCACTGAATTCCGAGTTGAGCGAGAGAGACCGGTGAGGCAGTGAAGCAGACTGCCGTTTTATGCCGTAATCATTTTTTGCATGGTGAATTTTTGAAAAGTGACAAACTGAAGTGTGCTGCTTAATATGTTACCGGAAGATTCTGGGTTTGGCATGCTGTACGAAATAAAACCTAACCTGGAATATGGAGGCTGACGTGATGCCGTAGCCCTGTTGAATAGCTTCTGATAAGCTTTCATGGAATGAAATCAGAAATGGCTTTAGCTTGTGCCAAGATTTTTTTGTATATTGCAATGCCTGCTGCATTTAAAGTTGATGATCAATCAGTGGCTTATGTGTTTCCAAATGGGTGATCTGCAAATAACAGATGATCTGTGTTGTGGCTGCAAGTGCTCTGCAGCTCTTCTGTGCGATTGCACtctcttttctgtatttacagTTAAAAGCTTGTTATGGCTGTGTGATATCCTGCAAGAAAATAGGTGTATACTTCTAACGGGTTGTGTGGTTCACCTGTAATTTGCATAACTCAAAGCTGGTTTAGCAGGTGGCGGGTAGGGGAAACTGGTTTATAGAGCAATTGCTTTTTCTCAAGCTGCAGACCAGCTTGCAGTTCCTGTTCAGGGAGGGTTTGCTCTGCTCTCTGATGCAGTGCCCTGACACTGCAATGAAGTGGCATGGCAAAAAGTGTCAACAACGTGTCCCAGGACTCTTCCGATTCTGCCTGCCAGTCCCTGAATGCCTCAGAGTACTTTTTAGACAATCTTCTCTGCCTCAGAGGGTTAGCAGTGCTTTGTGTTGGGTTTCCCTCCTTCTTTGTGCACTGTCAAATCTGAGTGACTGTCAAaattaacatgtttttctttctccttctgcaggCTAAACTGTGCAGGGTTGTGTTTTAGGGGGATTGTAAGATTAATCACTTGTTTCTCCCACAGCCGTGTTGCAGAGGAAGGTAGAAGAGGTGACAAAGGTTTGCGAGAGCCGCCGCAAGGAGCAAGAGCGCAGTTTTCGGATCACGTTTGATTGAATGACTCAAAGTTTAAAGGATTAACCTGAAGTCTCCACAGAAAACAGAGGTTGTTGGGGATGTAGGTCTCAAATTATGatctgggtttgtttcttttcttgcaatAAAATTTGTTGTTTGTTCCAAAGGCAGTCTTTGCAGTGTCTGACTGGAATTCACCCACTCCAGTCTGAGAGACTGCATGAAGTTTGTGCAGAAAGTATGTGCTCTTCGTCTCTGTTCTTTATAACTGCATGCAGACTGGTGAGATATACAGTAAATGCTGCCCAGTACTTAAACGTAACTTGAATGTGTTCAATCGGGACTTCATAAGCTTTTATTCAGGTCTTTACAGAGATGGTTTAATGAAGAGCTGTCCTCAGAAGGAGCTGCAGCAGTCTGAGAGACTCAAATTCTTCACATTGCTAGCTGGAGTTTGTGTTTAAATTAGGTATGCTTCCACTTGTGAAAGTGGGCCTTGTTTTCTGTACTTTTGGCAATAAACTGCTTTTGTGCTGGTACCTGTAAGCAGAATTTCtatgcaattaaaaattattagatGTGCCAGTAGAAAAATGGTAATTGTGTGGTGATTTGGTGCAGTGTAACTTGTTCAGTCGCAAGGGTGTGGGAATGAACATGGTCAACAAGTCTACTGCGAAGATTTTTAAGGAGACAGACTTGTATCACTGCTTTTTGATAAAGTGTGATTATAATGCACGTTCCAATGTATCTGTACTGATAGAGGGAAGTGAATGATGCCATATTTAGCAGAACTGCCCTCATACTCATTTCTCTTTTTACTCACTCTGGTAAAAGAGAGATCTGTTTCTCCTCAGATTACAAGGTTAGGCTATGGTACAACATgtaaaagaagcagcatttcttaTGAAAGACTCACCCCatgttcatcatcatcatcatcatcttcttgaGCATCATGAAGCAGTTTGGCAAGGAACTGCAGAGAAGAGCCTGAGGAAACACTGTCCATATCAATACCCCCTGCTCacctatgcagaaaaaaaaaaagggacagatgAAGATAGAACAAAATGTGTTCTATACTGTCTGTAAAGCACAATTTTCCTGCTGTGTGCTCTGGAAGGATAAAGTTTAGCCAAACTCTTACATGTGTGATGTCAAAACATATATAATGGAACATAATCAACCTTTCCTCTCTGTACTGAGATTATAGACTCTTTTGCCCCACAGGTATTAGTTGCAATCACAGCTCAAGCCTTACAGTGACTATCAGCTCTAACAGACCCCATGTCAACATGGATTCGCAGCTACTGCAGCCAGGGCGAGGGCAGCAGGAGGCCTCAGCTCAGGCCTGGCACCGAGGGGGCAGGCAGAGGTCTTCACGCAGGTTCTCTGCCCACCCGCCTTGCTCCAGGCAGGCTTAGgacagccccagctccaggccCAAGCTGAGGGCAAACGGAAACACAGTGCCAGGGAAACCCGCCCTCACCACGGCCCTGCTTTCAGGCTGCACGGCGGCTCCCGGCCCCGCGGTACGGGCACCGGGGCAGCCCACCTTCCCACGGACGCAGCGGGCGCGGCCCGGCTCGGCGCAGcggcccgccccggggcggccggctcTCCAGCGGCAGCGAGCAGCCGGCTAGCAGCGGCCCACCCAAACGCCCCGGTGCCGCCGCACGGCCTgcagccgcccgccgccaccggccgcgTCCCCCGTCACCGCAGCAACGGGGCGCCGCTGCCCCTCCTCGCCTCTCGTAGCCCCGCGGGCCAACCCGGCCGGGCCGCCCACGAGCGGCGGCGGGACTAGCCAATAGCTGTTTGAAGGCGGGAAGACCCGGCCGGTGGTTgggaggcgggggagaggggcGGGTGCGGAGTGGCGGTAACGTACGTCATCCCTGCGCGCGCGCCCGCGCGGCACCTGGTGGCGGTCGGGGCGGTGGGCGGCTCGGCCGGCCGGCTGGGGGGCGGGCTGTGGGAGctgggccgccgccgccatcgtccgcgccgggcccgggcctCCTGACGGTGGCGGTCCCTCTTCCCGCAGGCCGCGGCCACCATGAACCAGTTCAACCTCGGGTcgggcgcggcgggaggcggctTCACTTTCGGCACGCCGAAGACGGCCGCCACGACGGCCACGACCGGCTTCTCCTTCTCCACGCCTGCCGCCTCGGGGGGCTTCAGCTTCGGGAGCGCGGCCCAGAcgcctgccagcagccagcccgCCGGGCTCTTCTCCTTCAGCACGCCGGGCACTGCCGCGCAGCCTGCCAGCTTCAGCTTCGGGACGCCGGCCACGGCCACCGCGGCTCCGGCAGCAAACGTGTTCCCGCTGGGGTGAGAGGCCCGGGGGTCGGCCGGTCGCGGGGTGGGGCTGTTGGCTTTGCTGAGCGGCCCTGGCCACTGGGGAGCGTGAATGGATGAGGTCCTCCTCGTTGCTTTGGAAGTGCTTTGCAAGTAGTTCTCGAGGGAGCAAAcctgctgctcttgtgccttagAATTCCCGCTGCACTGTGGCGCATTCGGGAAAGCGCTCGGTGAGACCTGTTATTTGTCAATGCTGGCTTTTTCAGATGGGTATTAAAAATAAGCTGTTCCACGCTTCAGTCTGTAATTGGGGTATTGATGCTTGCGTGAAGAAATTACAAAACTTTGCGTCCGAGCATGAAACGTCTTGTTTTTTCTGATCCGAAACTGGAGCGCTCAGAATGTTTCTTCAGCCAAGTGGGACCGTTTTGTCCTTAGGAAAGGCTGTAAGCTTTGAGGTGGTTCTTCAGAACTGCTCTTGTTGAAGCTTGCCAGAtgggagcagtgggaagggagCTCAAATGGGGACTAGCAGCAAAAGTTAGTTGAAAAAAATAGTCTTATGTAGAGGAAGTGAAAAGGGTGCTCGGGAGCTGAGAGAATAAGCAACTTTGCTTACGCTGCCATAAATGTCTTCTGGTGCCTGGATGGGTGGAGGTAATTAAGGGGGAGTCAGTATAAAGAGACTTGACAGAGGATTGCAGGTGACAGGAGTTGCGATACAGTCTTTGTCAAAATTGAAGCATAAAGCTGGACAAGTGCGCATCTTTTTGAAAGGTGGCTTCTGCTGTCAGCAAATGGTCTGTAAGAAGGCCGACTCAGTACTTGACTGGCTGCACGTCTCAAACAGAtgggcttcttttcttttcttctccaggacaAACGCACCAAAATTAAACTTTGGAGGCAGCGCTGCAACTCAAGCTACTGGAATCACAGGGGGCTTTGGATTTGGTAGCTCTGTACCGACCAGCGTGCCCTCAAGTCAAGCAGCTGCCCCTTCTGGCTTTGTGTTTGGATCTGctggcaccaccaccaccaccaccgctcAGTCTGGGACAACTGGAACGTTTACTTTCTCCAGTGGTACCACAACTCAGGCCGGAACGCCCAGCTTCAACATTGGCACTGCAGCTCCACAGGCAGCGCCCACCGGGTTGACCTTTGGAACAgcacctgcagctgctgccaccactgctgcCACCTTAGGAGCTGCAACCCAGTCGACAACCCCCTTCTGCCTTGGGGGGCAGTCTGCCGGTGAGCGCCTGGGCTTGACATGGCAGCTGTAGTCAGGTAGCCTGTCAGCAGGGAGGGCAACTGGGGATGGTGTGGAGGTTCTGCAGcctcctgcttctgctggtgTGAAATGAAGCAAGTGGCTGGAATCAGTGGTTTTTCTGATATGCTTGCCCGGGGTCTTCAGCGATGAGTAACAAGTGCTATTTAGCCTTCGGCACACTGTTTTCATGGGAAGTAGATGTCTCCAACCTCAAGCGTTATTGAACTTGTATTGATCACTTGTTTTCCTGAGGCCGGCAGGTAATACAGACAGAAAACCCCATCCATTAGGATCCCTGCAGGTGTACTGAATCCATTTGTTTCTTCACCTTACAGTAACTGGCAGAGTTTGAATACGTGTTTAAATGAGCTAGTGAGTTTGTCTCTTGTCTAGGCCAGTCTGGCCAAGCAAAGCATGTATTTGGGGAACTTTCTCAGGACAGCACCTTGGTCTGGCTGATTTCTGTGATAAACCACTGTTCACCTTCCCAGAAGCAGGAACCTGCCCACTCCTGCAGAGTCTGGTAAAAGTTCAGTTTGCAGCTTTTGATTTACTTGTTGGTGACAGTGCAGGCCTCGGAGGGAAGGTCATCAGCTCTGGGGTGAGGGTGATGTTCATCTGTGTTAGAATCGTTCTTGAAAGTCTTTGTAGGTAACGAGCTTGTTAGCCCTCGTTCATTTCCTGGATAACACAGAGTATTTGTTACACTGAATATTAAGGTTTTTTCTTACACTCTTACTGCTTCTAACTTGACTATTACTGCGATCAGCAGAAACCACAATGTCTCTGTAGTAAAAGGTTCGCCTTTTACTTACGCTACTTGTTCCAGTTCTAAACTTTGGGTCATTGCCTTCAACAGCAGCCACTAGTGCACCCGCGGCAACGCTGACCACTAGTACCAGCCAGGGACCCACTCTGTCCTTTGGAACCAAACTTGGAGGTAGGAAGTGATTTTAGGAAATAATTACTCGAGACTTTGTGAATCTGCTGTCCTTCTGGGAATAGTTTTCTGAACTGGAGTCTGGAAATGGGCTAGAAGTGTTTGTTGCTGTGAATTTGCAATGGCATCAGTAATCCGTGGCAGTTCACGCAGCCATTGAACTCGGTATCTTGTACTTTTTATTGCGTCCCACATACCAAATTCTGTTCTGTACTTCTTGCTGGAGCATAGTGGGAGGGAGCCACAGGTTTAAAGGGTATTTTGGTAGAGAGATAGAGTTGAGGTAGAATAAGagggaaaaagtttaaaattcttACACCCATAAAAAACTGGTGTAGATAGGCAAATTTGTATCCCGTTCTCAGCATGACTGTACAAGATctatgctttttctgtttgtagtAATGTCCACAGCTGCTACAACTGCCGCTACCACCACAACCTCCATTCTTGGTTCAGCGGGGCCTACGTTGTTTGCATCTATAGCGAGTTCTTCAGCACCGACGTCGTCTACCACCACGGGCCTCTCACGTAAGTCACAATGTACAGATTTTATCTGTTGGGGAAATAAATGAGCAGCATGGTTGGTGCTACCTGTCAGTAGTGGAGCTGCAGATGCTCGGGTAATACGGGAGCATTCAAAAGGCCAGCTCTTCTCGCTGTTTGCCACCCTCCCTCTTTGTGATTTCTGGCAAACTTTCTTCAGTGGTGAGGCACGGAGGGTTTTGTTCAAACCAAAGCACGCTTTAGATTCAGAGTGGGCAAGCAGCACGTGGCAGTTGTAGCTGTATGtgaattttttgtttctctgtctgGGTAGTATCGCCACAACTGAGCTTTCTAGTGATGTTTTAGCTGCTGTCTTCCAGACCCCAGTGCCTTGAGTCTGGTTACGTCTGCCTTTGACTCTTGCATTAGGTGTTCACGCTTCTTCAAGAACAGTGGCCTGTGACAGTGGAGATGCAGCGTGCTAAAAACAAGTATTCACACAGCTGTATGTTTGCAAGTTCCTCTGGTAATAACTGGCAAGTTTCCTCTTGCAAAGTTAGTTTTATGGCAGGAAATAGTGTCTCTTTTCTGATAGCTTTAAGGCAGTAGCCCAGGTTTGAAGACAGTCCTAACAGCTTTCTTCCTCAGCCTGCAATGAGACATTAATGCTTCAGTTGCCTTTGATTATGGAGACTAGCTACAGTAAATGCCAATGTTTACCAGACTTAATACAACTATTCCACACGTAGTGCTGTCTTACACCTACTTCTGAAAATTTAGGCAGCTGCTCCCAAGGACCTTCACAAGTTTTAAAGCCACACTGATTACTTTTAACTAATCAGCTGCAATTTGTAGACGCCGTATATACCAGCCTAACAACTTGTATTTTTAGTAGCTCTACAATGCTTGCATTGCTACTGTAGTTCCAAAGCTGACCTTAATCTTGGTGTTTAAGAATGCTTTTAAGCTAATGGGCATTCTCTGTTTTCAGGATGCCTGAAACCTTGTTCTTAGATGATAATAGGTGGGTTGTTTACAGGCAACTGAGATGTGACCAGCGTGTTTCCTGTAGTATGTGCAGTTGTATTGCTTTAGCAAGTAGCCGCATGCAGAGATTACATTTCCTGCCTGCCAGTGTCCAGCACCCTTTGCTTATGTTAGCATTTGATAGCAGTTAAATGTTAGATAATTGAAAATAGGTAAAGGGAAGTGACAGTAGCTTGGCACCCTGGGTTGATGAAGTTTCCTGGAAGAATCGCAGAGCATTCTGGCTATTTTATGGCTTCAGCCTGCCTTTTTTCACGTTGTGTCTGGATGATCCTTCACCTAAACAGTGATCCTGGTTAATACAAATAAAGACCAGATGGAGATGGGTGAGCAGGCAGGGTAGAGCTTTTCAGAGGGGCACTGTATTTAATGGGTTACGCAAACTCTTAATGTTGTCTTCTGTTTGCAGTTGGTGCCCCTTCCACTGGGACAGCCAGTCTTGGAACGCTTGGGTTTGGATTAAAAGTTCCTGGAACAACAGCGGCTGCGACAAGCACTGCCACTAGTAAGAACTAGATGCTGAAAGTAACTGCAGAGAAGGAAGCCTGACTTCAGCGCTCTGTAGTAGCGTAAAGGGCCACGCTGGCGTAGCAGCACAGCAGTTCTAATTTCTAATGCCCTCCCATAACTGAGAATAacacagtatttctttctctgatcctccttttccATCTCCCCAAATGCACAGTTACTTATGACTTCTGAGAGCCTGTCCACAGCAAAGGGACTTTGGGTGAAGGAAGGCCCGTAGGCTTTGATGTTCTAGTCTGGAGCAAGTAAAGTAAATAGACGAGCTGCTCCTTCTCTAGCCTGCCTGTGTAGGTGCAGATTGCTctaagaggggagggagaggtgtcctgatgggggaagggagaggccAAAGACTTGCCGGGAGCGTTAGGGAGAGATGTTTTATGTTTCAGTTCTTCCCCGTTAATCTGTTTCTTCCTAATTGTGAGGTTCAAAGCGTTGgatttcattaacttttcttcaaaaacaaaacaaaaaagcagagatgaGTGCTGTGTTTAAGTGGCAACCGTCATGTGAAAACCTGCAGTGGAAtttgctgctgcacagtgttGGGATTCAGGACTGAACATCCTTTTCTGGATGCAGTTACTGGTCAGTTTTCAGTGTAATAACATGGATGCTGCTCAGCTCTCAAGGTCTTTCTAAAGCTTGTTTCTGGAGTGACTGTGAAGAATTTGAGCGCAGTGCCTAGAAGTGCCGCGTGACTGACTGACGGTTCCATCTGATAGATGCTCTTAGCTTTGTGAAAACATAGAAATCTCATGTTCTGCAAAGACGCAGGAGAGGAACTGGGTGTGCTGGTAGTTATTAGGCCTAATATTAAAACATGAGGAGATTGAGAGGGGTGTGGGCTAATGCTGTG includes these proteins:
- the LOC143164516 gene encoding nuclear pore glycoprotein p62-like isoform X1; translated protein: MNQFNLGSGAAGGGFTFGTPKTAATTATTGFSFSTPAASGGFSFGSAAQTPASSQPAGLFSFSTPGTAAQPASFSFGTPATATAAPAANVFPLGTNAPKLNFGGSAATQATGITGGFGFGSSVPTSVPSSQAAAPSGFVFGSAGTTTTTTAQSGTTGTFTFSSGTTTQAGTPSFNIGTAAPQAAPTGLTFGTAPAAAATTAATLGAATQSTTPFCLGGQSAAATSAPAATLTTSTSQGPTLSFGTKLGVMSTAATTAATTTTSILGSAGPTLFASIASSSAPTSSTTTGLSLGAPSTGTASLGTLGFGLKVPGTTAAATSTATSTTSASGFALNLKPLTTTGAIGAGTSTAAITTTTTTSAPPVMTYAQLESLINKWSLELEDQEKHFLHQATQVNAWDRMLIENGEKITSLHREVEKVKLDQKRLDQELDFILSQQKELEDLLTPLEESVKEQSGTIYLQHADEERERTYKLAENIDAQLKHMAQDLKDIIEHLNTSGGPADTSDPLQQICKILNAHMDSLQWIDQNSAVLQRKVEEVTKVCESRRKEQERSFRITFD
- the LOC143164516 gene encoding nuclear pore glycoprotein p62-like isoform X3, which codes for MNQFNLGSGAAGGGFTFGTPKTAATTATTGFSFSTPAASGGFSFGSAAQTPASSQPAGLFSFSTPGTAAQPASFSFGTPATATAAPAANVFPLGTNAPKLNFGGSAATQATGITGGFGFGSSVPTSVPSSQAAAPSGFVFGSAGTTTTTTAQSGTTGTFTFSSGTTTQAGTPSFNIGTAAPQAAPTGLTFGTAPAAAATTAATLGAATQSTTPFCLGGQSAAATSAPAATLTTSTSQGPTLSFGTKLGVMSTAATTAATTTTSILGSAGPTLFASIASSSAPTSSTTTGLSRTTSASGFALNLKPLTTTGAIGAGTSTAAITTTTTTSAPPVMTYAQLESLINKWSLELEDQEKHFLHQATQVNAWDRMLIENGEKITSLHREVEKVKLDQKRLDQELDFILSQQKELEDLLTPLEESVKEQSGTIYLQHADEERERTYKLAENIDAQLKHMAQDLKDIIEHLNTSGGPADTSDPLQQICKILNAHMDSLQWIDQNSAVLQRKVEEVTKVCESRRKEQERSFRITFD
- the LOC143164516 gene encoding nuclear pore glycoprotein p62-like isoform X2, encoding MNQFNLGSGAAGGGFTFGTPKTAATTATTGFSFSTPAASGGFSFGSAAQTPASSQPAGLFSFSTPGTAAQPASFSFGTPATATAAPAANVFPLGTNAPKLNFGGSAATQATGITGGFGFGSSVPTSVPSSQAAAPSGFVFGSAGTTTTTTAQSGTTGTFTFSSGTTTQAGTPSFNIGTAAPQAAPTGLTFGTAPAAAATTAATLGAATQSTTPFCLGGQSAVMSTAATTAATTTTSILGSAGPTLFASIASSSAPTSSTTTGLSLGAPSTGTASLGTLGFGLKVPGTTAAATSTATSTTSASGFALNLKPLTTTGAIGAGTSTAAITTTTTTSAPPVMTYAQLESLINKWSLELEDQEKHFLHQATQVNAWDRMLIENGEKITSLHREVEKVKLDQKRLDQELDFILSQQKELEDLLTPLEESVKEQSGTIYLQHADEERERTYKLAENIDAQLKHMAQDLKDIIEHLNTSGGPADTSDPLQQICKILNAHMDSLQWIDQNSAVLQRKVEEVTKVCESRRKEQERSFRITFD